The following coding sequences are from one Paucidesulfovibrio gracilis DSM 16080 window:
- a CDS encoding DHH family phosphoesterase has translation MALFRQLDEQMERMLSLFNKDERWLIVINADPDALGSAMALRRIMTRKVQDVAIGQINEVKRPDNLAMIRYLRIPTRKIIPNLAAQYDRFALVDSQPHHHPTFEEYEFSLVIDHHPIVKENPTEAPYVDIRPKYGATCTMLTEYLYNLKIRPAKLLASALMYGIKTDTSDWERDFIDADVAAFKYLSKFSDRSLINRIARSEFHLDWLRFFSRAFYNLRRVGTGGLFAHMGKVENADILVIVADFFTRVHGAAWVVISGVADDHLVGIFRGDGIRRDMGKFANQLMGDRGSAGGHKGAARGEVPLEALNNEDPELYMLKKLGQGKRKMFKRL, from the coding sequence ATGGCCCTCTTTCGACAGCTCGACGAACAAATGGAACGGATGCTCTCCCTGTTCAACAAGGACGAGCGCTGGCTCATCGTCATCAATGCGGACCCGGATGCCCTGGGGTCGGCCATGGCCCTGCGACGGATCATGACCCGCAAGGTGCAGGACGTGGCCATCGGCCAGATCAACGAGGTCAAACGGCCCGACAACCTGGCCATGATCCGCTACCTCCGCATCCCCACACGCAAGATCATTCCCAACCTGGCCGCCCAGTACGACCGCTTCGCCCTGGTGGATTCCCAGCCCCACCACCATCCCACATTCGAGGAATACGAATTCAGCCTGGTCATCGACCACCACCCCATCGTCAAGGAAAATCCCACCGAGGCACCCTACGTGGACATCCGGCCCAAATACGGAGCCACCTGCACCATGCTCACGGAGTACCTCTACAACCTCAAGATCCGGCCCGCCAAGCTCCTGGCCAGCGCCCTGATGTACGGCATCAAAACCGACACCAGCGACTGGGAACGGGATTTCATCGACGCGGACGTGGCCGCCTTCAAATATCTCTCCAAATTTTCGGACCGCTCGCTCATCAACCGCATTGCGCGCAGTGAATTCCACCTGGACTGGCTGCGGTTCTTTTCCCGCGCCTTCTACAACCTGCGGCGCGTGGGCACGGGCGGCCTCTTCGCCCACATGGGCAAGGTGGAAAACGCCGACATCCTGGTCATCGTGGCCGACTTCTTCACCCGTGTGCATGGCGCGGCCTGGGTGGTCATCTCCGGCGTGGCCGACGACCACCTCGTGGGTATTTTCCGTGGGGACGGCATCCGCCGCGACATGGGAAAATTCGCCAACCAGCTCATGGGAGACCGAGGCTCCGCCGGAGGACACAAAGGCGCGGCCCGGGGAGAAGTTCCCCTGGAAGCCCTGAACAACGAAGATCCCGAACTCTACATGCTCAAGAAACTGGGCCAGGGAAAACGCAAGATGTTCAAGCGGCTCTGA
- a CDS encoding bifunctional adenosylcobinamide kinase/adenosylcobinamide-phosphate guanylyltransferase: MISLVLGGNKSGKSAFALDLLENSPAPALFMPTGKAMDLAFRQQILKHKRERGVALPVAESGPDLPHALRTFTQGYGSVLVDSLDFWLFSCNPDDSEDWETDPFVELLRDWDGPDLILVSCEIGLGPLPAGREARFFVRRLGALNQAIARIATQVYLVSAGLPLTLKKG, from the coding sequence ATGATCAGCCTGGTGCTGGGCGGCAATAAATCCGGCAAATCCGCCTTTGCTCTGGACCTGCTGGAGAACTCCCCGGCACCGGCGCTTTTCATGCCCACGGGCAAAGCCATGGACCTGGCTTTTCGCCAGCAAATCCTGAAACACAAGCGGGAACGCGGAGTCGCGCTCCCCGTGGCGGAATCCGGCCCCGACTTGCCACATGCCCTGCGAACCTTTACACAGGGGTATGGCTCGGTGCTGGTGGACAGCCTTGACTTCTGGCTCTTTTCCTGTAACCCGGATGATTCGGAGGATTGGGAAACCGATCCCTTCGTGGAACTGCTGCGGGACTGGGACGGACCCGATCTTATCCTGGTGTCCTGCGAAATCGGTCTCGGCCCCCTACCCGCCGGCAGGGAGGCCCGCTTTTTTGTCCGGCGGCTGGGCGCTCTGAACCAGGCGATCGCCCGCATCGCAACCCAGGTCTACCTGGTCAGCGCGGGGTTGCCCCTGACGCTGAAAAAAGGATGA
- the cbiR gene encoding cobamide remodeling phosphodiesterase CbiR, with product MPKNHNHENQAACTNGGKPFPFRIAAPSWLHPGPVSENCAWIADNLAHTVDEVALMFLETESCLAYSREELLPPWLQAPSLPADELPETGSAFTDDELAALTAAEADEDSVPKPDLSFHVHLPLDLPWDQGFNTAWRKIEALIQKAEPMHPRRYVLHPPPQGVSLRMLAGQFAAAGVKPRRVLLENIQGCDLSEIWPEVLDSGFGACVDLGHILLYSQFPMLALPGLGERVDMLHLSAPDPFRPGRHLPLSHLDDNGRLLLRSMLDALTPGATVVLEVFDADGFQESLETLWELVPPKDSRS from the coding sequence ATGCCCAAGAATCATAATCACGAAAATCAAGCCGCCTGCACCAACGGCGGGAAACCTTTTCCCTTCCGAATCGCCGCGCCGAGCTGGCTGCATCCCGGCCCGGTGTCGGAAAACTGCGCCTGGATCGCGGACAACCTGGCCCATACCGTGGACGAGGTGGCACTCATGTTTCTGGAAACCGAATCCTGCCTAGCCTACAGCCGGGAAGAGCTGCTGCCGCCCTGGCTCCAGGCGCCGTCCCTGCCTGCGGACGAGCTGCCGGAAACCGGTTCAGCCTTTACGGACGATGAACTGGCGGCGCTCACAGCCGCCGAAGCTGACGAGGACTCCGTCCCCAAGCCGGACCTTTCCTTTCACGTGCACCTTCCCCTGGACCTGCCCTGGGACCAGGGATTCAATACGGCGTGGCGCAAAATCGAAGCCTTGATCCAAAAAGCCGAACCCATGCATCCGCGTCGCTATGTGCTGCATCCGCCGCCGCAAGGCGTCTCCCTGCGCATGCTCGCGGGCCAGTTTGCGGCCGCCGGAGTCAAACCCCGGCGCGTGCTCCTGGAAAACATCCAGGGCTGCGACCTTTCGGAAATCTGGCCCGAAGTTTTGGACAGCGGGTTCGGTGCCTGCGTGGATCTGGGACACATCCTGCTCTACAGCCAGTTCCCCATGCTTGCTCTGCCCGGCCTGGGCGAACGCGTGGACATGCTGCATCTGAGCGCGCCGGACCCGTTCCGACCCGGTCGGCACCTGCCCCTCTCCCACCTGGACGACAACGGCCGCCTGCTGTTGCGCTCCATGCTCGACGCCCTGACCCCGGGGGCCACCGTTGTCCTGGAGGTCTTTGACGCGGACGGATTCCAGGAGTCCCTGGAAACCCTGTGGGAGCTGGTTCCGCCGAAGGATTCCCGGTCATGA